A DNA window from Setaria viridis chromosome 2, Setaria_viridis_v4.0, whole genome shotgun sequence contains the following coding sequences:
- the LOC117841949 gene encoding uncharacterized protein, translated as MATAAAAATAASTSLRPPSASQRRLASVPRRWCWGIPVRSAGGSAFHAERRRRSTLLCAADKAPEESLKKTIEVDRLIDMLREANHRELDQIVVENVLAFDAGFWVRLAARIDLCKSDDDKKDYEELAENVMNIVDRLVHKTDQKIEQSTDVLKAILSPVMHEGDVKWPPRDPETVKLMEKEISRREQEGQLDEGFLSEVSAQLRQAKQDGDKPGLQAMLQKVLQLYASKSLQKRSYAYKGGQVVVPEKFLESIIQAPENEWNKVLLDGLTVGKGDVSPDDFYAVINKRIERVLIRTEGGSYQQRILVEYLKEIQARAEEVVKVLQGPTI; from the exons ATGGCCACGGCCGCAGCagccgccaccgcggcctctACGTCGCTCCGGCCGCCGTCTGCATCCCAGCGACGCTTGGCG AGTGTGCCCCGTCGGTGGTGTTGGGGGATCCCTGTGCGGTCCGCCGGGGGGAGCGCATTCCATgcggagcggcggaggcg GAGCACCTTATTATGCGCAGCTGATAAAGCTCCTGAAGAATCCCTCAAGAAGACCATTGAAGTGGATAGGTTGATTGATATGCTGAGGGAAGCAAATCATAGAGAG CTTGATCAAATTGTGGTTGAAAATGTTCTGGCATTCGACGCTGGTTTCTGGGTTCGGCTGGCAGCTAGAATTGATCTCTGCAAATCGGATGATGATAAA AAAGATTATGAAGAGCTGGCTGAAAATGTAATGAACATTGTTGACCGGCTTGTTCACAAGACTGAT CAAAAGATTGAACAGTCAACTGATGTGCTGAAGGCAATTCTTAGTCCTGTGATGCATGAAGGAGATGTGAAGTGGCCACCAAGAGATCCAGAGACAGTCAAATTGATGGAGAAA GAAATATCACGCCGAGAACAAGAAGGACAGCTCGATGAGGGATTTCTGTCGGAAGTTAGTGCTCAGTTGAGGCAA GCTAAACAAGATGGAGATAAGCCAGGGCTTCAAGCTATGCTGCAAAAGGTGTTGCAGTTATATGCTTCCAAATCTCTCCAGAAACGTAGTTACGCGTACAAAG GGGGCCAAGTTGTAGTTCCTGAAAAGTTTCTTGAATCCATAATACAGG CGCCTGAGAATGAATGGAACAAGGTGTTGCTTGACGGACTTACAGTCGGAAAAGGAGATGTTTCACCGGATGATTTTTATGCCGTTATTAACAAGAGAATTGAGCGAGTCTTGATTCGCACG GAAGGTGGTTCTTACCAGCAACGCATACTTGTTGAGTATCTAAAAGAGATACAGGCTAGAGCAGAGGAAGTTGTCAAAGTACTTCAAGGACCAACAATTTAA
- the LOC117842708 gene encoding uncharacterized protein, translating into MEPSQPLRVDAKPYIPFATVVGPPRMGLPSPDFFPLRAPSPYPPPPPQALFPGGFIPGCWGMPLAPGVVGMQGAFPYPTWAPLMPPPNGAIAMPAGTPSVTAGAMPQQGGGKQPSGYVRTGRVPGARATPRLEVPPRMQRPSRPGATAASRGAKAAGAGGHGVAKEATASCGAKAPGAGEEDPANEPSPRSVLVTSSPPVSPTTSLPSSFPLPCLPPATAALAPPTVPPHTAELGTASPTVGLPRRRRPRGPRRVQRPAPGGVVPKPRLLFDSASKRTSLMIRNIPNNFTRMRLMSIIDEHCFIENQKIPTGGVKSEYDFLYVPFDFRTLANKGYAFVNMTSPEAARRLWEHLHGHRWEVNRCGKTCAVDCAADQGLDKLLDRFSGSSFECGTEEFLPVRFEPPRDGTRPAEGVMLVVGRLRV; encoded by the exons ATGGAGCCGTCCCAGCCCCTTCGAGTCGATGCCAAGCCCTACATCCCGTTTGCGACGGTCGTAGGCCCTCCTCGGATGGGCTTGCCGTCGCCGGACTTCTTCCCGCTGAGGGCCCCGAGCCCGtacccgcctccgcctccgcaggCGTTGTTCCCGGGCGGCTTCATCCCCGGCTGCTGGGGCATGCCGCTGGCCCCCGGCGTCGTGGGGATGCAGGGCGCGTTCCCGTACCCTACCTGGGCGCCGCTCATGCCGCCGCCGAACGGAGCTATTGCAATGCCGGCGGGGACGCCCAGCGTCACGGCGGGGGCGATGCCGCAGCAGGGCGGCGGCAAGCAGCCTTCAGGCTACGTACGCACCGGGCGTGTGCCCGGCGCCCGGGCGACACCGCGTCTCGAGGTGCCGCCGCGGATGCAGCGACCGTCTCGTCCGGGAGCTACCGCGGCGTCCCGCGGCGCCAAGGCCGCTGGTGCAGGAGGCCACGGGGTTGCGAAGGAGGCGACGGCGTCCTGTGGCGCCAAGGCTCCTGGGGCCGGAGAGGAGGATCCGGCCAACGAGCCGTCCCCGCGGTCGGTGCTCGTCACCTCGAGCCCGCCCGTGTCGCCGACGACCTCCCTTCCATCTTCGTTCCCGTTGCCGTgcctgccgccggcgaccgcgGCCCTCGCCCCGCCAACGGTGCCTCCCCACACCGCCGAGCTCGGTACAGCGAGCCCGACCGTCGGTCTGCCGAGAAGGAGGCGCCCGCGTGGGCCTCGTCGTGTACAGCGGCCGGCTCCTGGCGGCGTCGTCCCCAAGCCTCGTCTCTTGTTCGACTCCGCTTCCAAGCGAACATCTCTAATGATCAGGAACATACCAAATAATTTCAC GAGGATGAGGCTGATGTCTATTATCGATGAACACTGCTTCATCGAGAACCAGAAGATCCCCACAGGGGGAGTGAAGTCGGAGTACGACTTCCTTTACGTGCCATTCGATTTCCG GACCTTGGCCAACAAGGGCTACGCGTTCGTCAACATGACGTCGCCGGAGGCGGCTCGCCGGCTCTGGGAACACCTCCACGGCCACCGCTGGGAGGTCAATCGCTGCGGCAAGACCTGCGCCGTGGACTGCGCCGCCGACCAG GGGCTTGACAAGCTTCTGGATCGTTTCTCCGGGTCATCCTTCGAGTGCGGAACCGAGGAGTTCCTGCCAGTGCGGTTCGAGCCTCCGCGGGACGGCACCCGGCCAGCTGAGGGCGTGATGCTCGTCGTCGGCCGTCTGAGAGTCTGA